The Mustelus asterias unplaced genomic scaffold, sMusAst1.hap1.1 HAP1_SCAFFOLD_211, whole genome shotgun sequence genome has a segment encoding these proteins:
- the LOC144485703 gene encoding putative G-protein coupled receptor 139 gives MSVATVTWNEAMETVMMINEIQISDVVQQIYHKKLQRTQRLRMICECDSSIRTNLVAIVILSRGKCGLSRCITRYLISMNVTDLLVIITAVILNRISAIYFPGSFLSITPLCSVSTVVTYAARVSAVWLTVTFTFDRFVAICCQKLKIKYCTEKTAAVVIGTVCALGFLTNIPWYFIHEPIYMVDNVPWYCKLKDIRYTSLLWTAYDWFDCILTPCAPFLLILLFNALTVRHILAASRARRRLRTDNDGKNQTDPEMESRRKSIILLFTISGSFILLWMTYVIQFLNVRITNDYNIKSFSDPKFILQESGNMLQLLSSCTNTFIYAAIQKKFREELKNALQCPLNRISKLTIPRK, from the exons ATGTCTGTAGCGACCGTGACCTGGAATGAAGCAATGGAGACAGTAATGATGATCAATGAGATACAAATCTCTGATGTTGTTCAGCAGATTTACCACAAGAAGCTACAGAGGACGCAGAGGTTACGAATGATCTgtgaatgtg attccagcatccgca CTAATTTAGTGGCGATTGTGATCCTGTCAAGAGGAAAGTGTGGTCTTTCGAGATGTATCACTCGATACCTTATCTCCATGAATGTGAcagatctactggtcattatcacCGCTGTGATATTAAATCGTATCAGTGCCATTTATTTTCCAGGCAGCTTCTTGTCCATCACCCCGCTGTGTAGTGTGAGCACAGTCGTAACTTACGCAGCCAGAGTGAGTGCTGTCTGGTTAACAGTCACGTTTACCTTTGATCGCTTTGTGGCAATATGCTGCCAGAAattgaaaataaaatactgcaccgAGAAAACTGCGGCTGTTGTGATAGGAACAGTCTGTGCCCTGGGCTTTTTAACCAATATCCCCTGGTACTTTATTCACGAGCCTATTTACATGGTTGACAATGTGCCCTGGTATTGCAAACTGAAGGATATCCGGTATACTTCACTGCTATGGACAGCATATGACTGGTTTGATTGTATATTGACCCCGTGTGCTCCGTTCCTTCTAATTCTCCTGttcaacgctctgacagtcagacatatTCTAGCAGCCAGTAGAGCCAGGAGGAGACTTCGTACAGACAATGACGGAAAGAATCAGActgaccctgagatggagagccGGAGAaagtccatcattttactcttcacaaTCTCTGGCAGTTTCATCCTGTTGTGGATGACATATGTTATACAGTTCTTGAATGTGCGAATCACAAACGATTATAACATTAAAAGCTTCAGTGATCCCAAATTCATTCTCCAGGAATCTGGGAACATGCTGCAGCTTCTTAGTTCCTGCACCAACACCTTTATTTACGCAGCCATCCAGAAGAAATTCAGAGAAGAATTGAAAAATGCTCTCCAATGTCCACTGAACCGAATTAGTAAACTAACTATTCCGAGAAAATAA